Sequence from the Rhodohalobacter sp. 614A genome:
AGTCAGATTTCAGAAGTTCCAAAACTCTCTTTTGGTTTAAAGATTGCGTATCATTAATATGAAAATATTTTAACACTTTGGATTTATTTTCTAACAAACGTTGGATGGGATGAAAAACAAATTAGCACTATTTTTACTTGCTTTCTCTGTCATCGGTCTTACATCATTCATTGGTTGCGAAGAAATCTATGAACCGATCACTGTTACAGGAAAGGTTGTGGATTCGAACTCGCTGAGTCCGGTTGCCAATGCTACCGTTTCTATTATATCGCCAGAAGATCTTTCTATGGAAACGATTAGTGATGCAAATGGTGATTACGCATTCCAGGAAGTTGCCGTTGACAGTGTGATCGATCTGACTATTCGGGCAGAAAAAGAAGGATATACATCAGAATCTATTACAATCGTTGCCGCTCCCGAAAGAGAATTGACGGTTCCCAATCTTAAGATTCTTAATCAAAATCAAACTGATGGAGAAGTTGACGGTGAAACAGGCGGTGCAGCAAATATTGAACTGATTAATTTGGAATCGCAATCTATTCGAATTGATGAAACCGGGGGAGCCGGTAACAGCGCGTTTACATTTGTAGTACTCGATTCAACCGGACGAGCTATCAATGCAAATAATGCTGTGGATGTTCGATTCCGAATTACGGAAGGGCCTGATGGGGGCGAAACCATTACTCCGGCAGTTGTCCAATCCAACGCGAATGGTGAAGTTACCTCAAACATTTTTGCGGGAACCGTGGCTGGAAATTTAAAAATTGAAGCTGTCATTGAACGAACAGATATAGGATTAACCATTCGATCAAAACCAATTCTTTTAACCATTCACGGCGGATTTCCCGACCTTGGACATTTTAGTATTGCGGCAAATATTTTCAACTTTGAGGCGTATACCATCAATGGAAACAGAAATGAAATAACTGTCATTGTTGGAGATAAGTACAGTAATCCTGTAAAAGAAGGTACGCCGGTTTACTTTAATACAACCCACGGTGTTATTCAGGGATCGGGAGTTACGGATGCAGATGGACAAGTAACCGTAGACCTTATTTCTGGCGATCCGCGCCCACCCGCAGGTAATGCTAATGCTACAATTCGTGCGTATACATTTGATGAAAATGACAACGAAATTGTCCGCCAAATTCCAGTCCTGTTTTCTGGTCCCCCCAGTAGTAATAAAATTAAGCTGAATCCGTCTACTTTCAATATCGGACCAGGCGGCAGCCAGACATTTACAATGACGGTTACCGATATCAATGATAATCCGCTGCCTTTTGATACCCAAATTACAGTTACTCCTTCTGATGGCATGACATTAGACGGCGAAACAAATATTTCAGTACCTAATACGCTATCACCAGGTCCCGGAGTCACACAATTTACATTTACCGCACAAGATTCTGACGATGAAAGCAGCGACTCGCAGGAAGTCAGCATTCTTATTGAGGTTGAAACACCGGGAGGCTACAGGGCTACCAGAACCTTTACCGGTACCAAAGCGAAAGCTATTAATTAAGCAAGTTTCTCTGGTTTCTGAAAGTGATTATGGTTGAGTCTTATCCTCCTCCGTAATCACTTTTTTTATTGAAGGCCAGACATAAAAAATTATAAAAGACCTTTTTCTCTTCTTTTTTCTTTCCAAACCAGTTATCTTTTAGTAATGATAACCTTCAAAATAAAGATATAGAGAGTTATGAAATATCTATCTGCTGACGAAGCTCTGAAGCAGGTTAATCAAGGGGATAATATTTTTGTTCAAACTGCAGCGGCCGCTCCTCAAACACTGGTTAAGGCCCTCGCGAACAGGCATTCAGAATTAAGTGATATCACCATTTATCATCTTCATACTGAAGGAGTTGCCCCTTATGTAAACCCTGAGTACAGAGATGTCTTTAAAACCAAAGCTTTTTTTGTGGGCAAAAATGTTCGGCCCGCACTGGAAACAGGCGAAGCTGACTATATACCTGTTTTTTTGAGTGAGATTCCTCATTTCTTCAACAGGGGAATCATAAAATTGAACGTAGCCCTTGTAAATGTCAGTCCTCCGGATAAACATGGATATTGCTCGCTGGGTGTGTCAGTAGATGCATCGCGTGCGGCGGTCATCAATGCTGATACCGTAATCGCTCAAATAAATCCCAACATGCCAAGAACACATGGTGATGGAATTATTCACAAAAGTACCATCGATTTCGCCGTAGAAGTAGATGACCCACTTCCCGAAACCTCCCCTCCTGTTTTACGGGAAGCAGAATTATCGATCGGAAAACATTGTGCCAGTTTAATCGATGACGGCGCGACCATGCAAATGGGTATTGGTTCCATTCCGGATGCGGTGCTTGCATCTCTCACCAATCATAAAGACCTGGGAGTTCATACAGAAATGTTTTCTGATGGATTGATAGACCTCCTAGAAAGTGGAATCGTCAATAATTCAAAGAAAAGGATTCATCCCAACCGAACCGTTGCGTCCTTCCTTTTTGGCAGCCGCCGGTTATATGATTTTGTGGATGACAATCCCAACGTAGCTATGCTGGATTGCGCGTACGTGAACGATACTGCTGTGATTCGAAGAAACCCAAATGTGGTGGCAATAAACAGTGCTATTGAGGTAGATTTGACCGGCCAGGTATGTGCCGATTCAATTGGAACGAGACAGTACTCCGGGGTCGGCGGCCAAATGGACTTTATCCGGGGGGCTTCACTTTCTCCCGGCGGTAAACCGATCATAGCACTTCCATCCGCAACAAGCAGAGGTACTTCCAGAATTGTGCCATTCCTTAAAGAAGGTGCCGGAGTTGTAACGACCCGCGCCCACGTACACTACGTAGTTACGGAATACGGCGTGGCGGATCTTTATGGAAAAGCGTTGAGAGAACGAGCAAAAGCTCTGATTGAAATCGCACATCCTGATGCCAGAGAAGAACTTGAAAAAGCTGCTTATGAGCGGTTTAAAATTCTATAACGAAGATTAATAAATCCGACTGTAAATCCCCCTTGAGCAGATTCGCTTTTGGGGGATTTTTTTTGTGCTCACACAATCTTTTGTTATAAAACGATTCCTTCACGAGTACTGTTACCTTACTGTGATTTCTGAGCTTACATTCTTATCAATTGAAAAGTGAATTCACTCTAAAAAAGATATGGATCAATCGTCGCGACTTGAAAAAATCTCTCACAGGGACAAGAAGATCTCCGCAATCATTGAAGAACTAAATTCCACAAATCCGGATTCATCCTACTACCTCCTGATAATGGTAGGCCCATACAAAGCAGGAAAAAAAGATCTTTTTTCAAAAATTGAAAAAACCGTGGGTGGATTTCATGAGATTGACCTGAGAGATATCATCAAGCTAAATGAAGAGGAATCTTTCAAAAACATTGATGATACCTTCAAATATATTGGCGAAACAGAGAAAAATCTTCTTTTAAAACACGGTGATGCTCTTGCCGGCGAATATACCGGGTTCACATATTCAAGTACGCGCTATGCTACTCCGCAGGAAAAGTATCTGCTGAAAAAAATCAAAAGCAGCGGAAAACTTGTACTTATCGATATGGAAGAACCCGAAAACATCGACAAAACACTTGAACGCACGGCTCAAAAAGCTATCATTTTTGATAAGCCGGGATCAACCGTTGGTAGATTTTTCTGGAAGCTTAAACAAATCCATGTTCACGGCCATACATTTGCAAATGAACGGCCCCAAAAAGCATAAGACTTCGTTAAACGGTTACCTTGCTCTCCTGCCGCGGATCCAAATCATACAAAGATGAAACCGTTGCCTGAATGGTTTTGTACCATTCGTTGCCGTGCTTATCATTAATTTCATAGTAATCGGCAAAATCAGGTCTGCGGATTTTCATTTTCCACTCCTGGTTTTTAGCCTTGAAAACCGGATCAACATGCAACAACTCGTGATAGAGGAGCATCTTCTTGGTATCTTTATCAAGCATATCCCAAAGCTCTCCAGAAACTTCAATCAAATAATCATTGCCTGAATAGTGTTTAACTTCCCGGCTTGCTTTTACACATTTTGCTGCTCTCTGTTTTGAGATATTCGGATAAACCAGCAAAAAACCAATTTGTGCCGGACCAATTTCAATTTTATGAGTTTCAAGCACTTCGGATGCGAGCTTTTCCATTTCCGGTGCTTCCATCAATTGTTTTCCGCTCAATTTAATATCATCTGATGGATCCAAATAGTCGTTCTGAGGCATAAATTACTTCTGTAAATTGATTTGAAATTTTTTGTTTTTGAAGAAGGAAAAAAGATACAAAACATCTCACTGAATCCCTTCGGCTTTTCAATTTAAAATTTGGAAAATCAGTTGAGAAAAATGGTCATTCTATCTACCTGACACATCTTATCAAAAAATACAAGTGTTGGCTAAGTTGAAAACTTGGTTTCTGAAAATTCATTGTACTCATCAAAATCTGTTTATTTCAATTCCTGATAAATAACCCTATCATTCAGAACACAAACGTTCAATCATATCATACAAAAATGAAGAAGAGTTTTCTGGGGAGTCTTATTGGAATAAGTATCATTTTGAGCATCGATTCTCTTTCAAGAGTAATCATCTCTCTTTACAACAACCAGGATATCCTTATGTTTTCATATAGCGAGTACACAGGTTTTTGGCCTGTATTATTGGTGGCTATATCGGCATTCAGTTCATTTTTCGGAGCTATGTTTGCACTGACTTACGGCCGGACCAAACAGATTTTAACTCTTGTTTTGTTTATTATTTTCACCGGTTTATACAGGTATGGCCAAATTCTTTTGCTAAAAGATACCGAGGGTTTACTCCTCCCTGTTTTTTCTCTTGTTTTAACACTGATCACGGTCTTTCTTGCCTGGCGACTGGTTCGCCCCAAAAAGCCGAAAACTGAAGCATTTCCAGAAGAGAATGGAGAAGTAATAACACAAAATTCACAAAAACATCATCACCACCCTACCGGGAGCGGTGACCAGCATAGTCAACCTCAGTAATATCCACGCCTCTCCATTCTGCCAGCTGTTCGGCCATTTGGGTTCTTACTTTATCCATGAGAAGTGAGGAATCCCCTTTTTTATAACCGACCGTTGGAATCGGGTCCAAAACCTTGAGTTTTACGTGTACATCCTGCTCGAATACCCACGATTGTTTTGGAAGGCATCCCTGAGTTCCATCGAGTACAACAGGCAAAATCGGTACATTTTCTCTGATGGCTAAATCAAAAGCGCCACTGGCAAAACGTGTCAGTTGCCCACTTCTGGAACGGGTTCCTTCAGGAAAAAAAATGACTGAAGTATTATTATCTAGATAATATTTACAACGTTGGAAAACTTTTACCGCTTCGCGCATGGATCCGCGGGCTACCGGAATATCTCCGGCCAGTTTCATCATCCAGCCTACAATCGGAAGATCAAACAGCTCTTTCTTCGCCACCCATTTCATCTCCCAAGGCAAATTTGAGATCACCGGAATATCCGCATTCGACATATGATTGCTCACAATCACATATGGATTTCGGTCGTCGACTTTTACATTTCCTTCAATTGAAATCTTCCATGACGGATTGACCCTGGAAATGGCAAGTCCGAGACGTCGAAACATTCTCCCTGTTTGATATAAACCAAGATCGCGATCAAATAATCGGATTATAGCCAGCAACGGCAGCCATCCTAAAATCAGTATCACAACTGCAATCCATATAAACACAGAACCCAGCCGCTGCATCATGGCTAATTATTTCTGATTTTTGGGATAAAGCTCTTAATAATTCCCCAAACACCTTTTGCAGGTTTGCGAACACGTTTGTTCCTGTCAACCGCTTTTTCAAGAACAGGAGGCAGATTGATAGGTTTTTTCTTTTCTTTTTCCGGCTGTTCCTGTTTCGGTTTAGCCTTTGACTCCTGCTTGTTTCCTTCGTCTTGTCTCTTTTGCTTGGATCTCGGTTCCTGCTTTTTCTCCGTTGGTTTCTGATCAGAACCCCGTTTTTGCTGACCCTTTGATTTTTCCTGTTTTTTCTGCCGGGATTGCTGAGAACTCTTTTGCTTCGGCTCTTGTGTTTTTTTCTCCTGAGACTCCTGAGTTTGCTTTTGTTGAGTCTCTTGAGATTTATTTTTCTGATCCGAAGATTTATCATCGGATGATTCTTTGCCCGGACCTCCTAATCGTTTAGGTCTTGGAGGAAGAGTATCACGGTTTGATTCATCAGAAGACGAATCTGAGGAATCTTTCTTCTCTTGTTTTTTGGGTTTTTCAAAGTGCTTTTCCCAAGAGAAATGACCCGGATCTTTAAAAAAGCCCGGTACATTTACTTTCTTGATCGAATTATCTTTAATGTTGTCAATATCATTAAATGTTCTGCGATCTCTTTGAGTAATAAAGGTCACGGCAATGCCGGATTTATCATACCGCGCAGTCCGGCCAATCCGATGAACGTAATCATCTGTATTGTTCGGTACATCATAGTTGATAATGATCGATACCTCTTTGATATCAATCCCACGGGCAAGAACGTCAGTTGCCACAATTATGGGTACTTGCTTATTTTTAAATGCGGCAAGAGCTTTATTTCGTTCTTCCTGCGATCGGTCTCCATGAATACTGGCTGCTTTTAGCCCTTCTTTTTTCAATAAGCGCTGCAGTTCATCCGTTCCTTTTTTAGTGGATGTAAAAATGATGCATGAATCCCATTCAAGCTGATCAAAAATTCCTTTTACAAGGGGTATTTTTTGATGGCTTTTCAAAAAATATGCCCGCTGCTCTACTTTCTGAGATGGTTTTGCCCTTTCCGTTTCAATCGTTTGCGGATTTTTCATTATTGAGGATGCAAGCCCCTCAATCTCTTTGGGCATAGTTGCAGAAAAAAGCAGTGTCTGGCGGTTCTGTGGCAACCACGAAATGATCTTTTTCATATCGGGCAGAAAACCCATATCCAACATTCGGTCAGCTTCATCAAGAACAAAATACTCAAGATTGCTAAAATCGATATTTACAACTTTGTTCTGATCGATTAGCCGCCCGGGTGTGGCAACAATAATATCTACACCGGCTTTAAGGGCTTTGGCCTGCTCCGAAAAATCACTTCCGCCAATCACGGTTGCGGATGTAATACCGGCATGGTATCCAATCGCAAAAATCTGCTCGTCAATTTGTTTGGCCAGTTCGCGAGTCGGGCTTAGAATTAAAGCCTTTACCCCCTTTCTCTCACTTTGCAATACTCGTTGCATGATGGGTATTACAAAAGCCCCGGTTTTGCCCGTCCCCGTTTGGGCAAGTCCAATTACGTCTTTCCCCTCAACAATAAGCGGAATCGATTTTTCCTGAATGGGGGTTGGTTCTTCGAATCTTATATCTCTCAATCCTGCCTGTATAGATTCGGTTAAATTAAAATCAGTAAACTTCAAATGTGTGTATTTTCTTTATTTATGATTGGTTAAATTCTACAGCCCTGTAATATACATAAGTTACTACGAACATTTTATCATTTATCCTTAAAAGCCTGCCCTTTTCAATAGAGTGAAAAAAGGTTACCTTTCTAACTTAATTAATTTAAAAAATTACAAAAATATTGTATGAAACATCTACTTTTAACGGCAGCTGTCGTGTTTACGGCAACAATCCTTTTTTCCGGTTGCAATAGCTACGATCAAAAAGCTTCAGCCGATCTCTCCAGTAAAACCGATTCTCTAAGTTACAGCTTTGGGTACCTGCAGGGATCGAGTTTATCGAATGAAGGCATTACGGATATCGACATGCAAAACTACGTTGCAGGCTTGCAAGCCGGCCTCGATACCAGCGATACTTCTATTATAAACAATATGGCGATGCAGACACTCATCCAAACCTACTTGCAGGAAATGGAGATGAGAAGAATCCAGCAGCAAGAGGAAGATGCTGCCGAACATATTGAACGCGGACAAGCATTTCTTGAAGAGAATGCACAAAATCCTGATGTTTTCGAAACGGAATCTGGTCTTCAGTACAGAGTTCTTGAAGAAGGTGATGGAGAAAGTCCGGTCGCAACCGATGTGGTAAGAGTTCACTACGAAGGTCGGTTACTTTCTGACGAAGTTTTTGACAGTTCATACGAACGGGGTCAACCAGCCACATTCCCGCTTAACCGGGTTATTGAAGGTTGGACCGAAGGACTTCAGCTTATGCAAGAGGGTGCAAAATATCAGTTCTTT
This genomic interval carries:
- a CDS encoding lysophospholipid acyltransferase family protein — encoded protein: MMQRLGSVFIWIAVVILILGWLPLLAIIRLFDRDLGLYQTGRMFRRLGLAISRVNPSWKISIEGNVKVDDRNPYVIVSNHMSNADIPVISNLPWEMKWVAKKELFDLPIVGWMMKLAGDIPVARGSMREAVKVFQRCKYYLDNNTSVIFFPEGTRSRSGQLTRFASGAFDLAIRENVPILPVVLDGTQGCLPKQSWVFEQDVHVKLKVLDPIPTVGYKKGDSSLLMDKVRTQMAEQLAEWRGVDITEVDYAGHRSR
- a CDS encoding DEAD/DEAH box helicase — protein: MKFTDFNLTESIQAGLRDIRFEEPTPIQEKSIPLIVEGKDVIGLAQTGTGKTGAFVIPIMQRVLQSERKGVKALILSPTRELAKQIDEQIFAIGYHAGITSATVIGGSDFSEQAKALKAGVDIIVATPGRLIDQNKVVNIDFSNLEYFVLDEADRMLDMGFLPDMKKIISWLPQNRQTLLFSATMPKEIEGLASSIMKNPQTIETERAKPSQKVEQRAYFLKSHQKIPLVKGIFDQLEWDSCIIFTSTKKGTDELQRLLKKEGLKAASIHGDRSQEERNKALAAFKNKQVPIIVATDVLARGIDIKEVSIIINYDVPNNTDDYVHRIGRTARYDKSGIAVTFITQRDRRTFNDIDNIKDNSIKKVNVPGFFKDPGHFSWEKHFEKPKKQEKKDSSDSSSDESNRDTLPPRPKRLGGPGKESSDDKSSDQKNKSQETQQKQTQESQEKKTQEPKQKSSQQSRQKKQEKSKGQQKRGSDQKPTEKKQEPRSKQKRQDEGNKQESKAKPKQEQPEKEKKKPINLPPVLEKAVDRNKRVRKPAKGVWGIIKSFIPKIRNN
- a CDS encoding acetyl-CoA hydrolase/transferase family protein, whose amino-acid sequence is MKYLSADEALKQVNQGDNIFVQTAAAAPQTLVKALANRHSELSDITIYHLHTEGVAPYVNPEYRDVFKTKAFFVGKNVRPALETGEADYIPVFLSEIPHFFNRGIIKLNVALVNVSPPDKHGYCSLGVSVDASRAAVINADTVIAQINPNMPRTHGDGIIHKSTIDFAVEVDDPLPETSPPVLREAELSIGKHCASLIDDGATMQMGIGSIPDAVLASLTNHKDLGVHTEMFSDGLIDLLESGIVNNSKKRIHPNRTVASFLFGSRRLYDFVDDNPNVAMLDCAYVNDTAVIRRNPNVVAINSAIEVDLTGQVCADSIGTRQYSGVGGQMDFIRGASLSPGGKPIIALPSATSRGTSRIVPFLKEGAGVVTTRAHVHYVVTEYGVADLYGKALRERAKALIEIAHPDAREELEKAAYERFKIL
- a CDS encoding putative metallopeptidase, whose protein sequence is MPQNDYLDPSDDIKLSGKQLMEAPEMEKLASEVLETHKIEIGPAQIGFLLVYPNISKQRAAKCVKASREVKHYSGNDYLIEVSGELWDMLDKDTKKMLLYHELLHVDPVFKAKNQEWKMKIRRPDFADYYEINDKHGNEWYKTIQATVSSLYDLDPRQESKVTV
- a CDS encoding FKBP-type peptidyl-prolyl cis-trans isomerase codes for the protein MKHLLLTAAVVFTATILFSGCNSYDQKASADLSSKTDSLSYSFGYLQGSSLSNEGITDIDMQNYVAGLQAGLDTSDTSIINNMAMQTLIQTYLQEMEMRRIQQQEEDAAEHIERGQAFLEENAQNPDVFETESGLQYRVLEEGDGESPVATDVVRVHYEGRLLSDEVFDSSYERGQPATFPLNRVIEGWTEGLQLMQEGAKYQFFIPSDLAYRNSPPQGSPIPPGAVLIFDVELLEVNPDPQQQ
- a CDS encoding carboxypeptidase regulatory-like domain-containing protein, whose product is MKNKLALFLLAFSVIGLTSFIGCEEIYEPITVTGKVVDSNSLSPVANATVSIISPEDLSMETISDANGDYAFQEVAVDSVIDLTIRAEKEGYTSESITIVAAPERELTVPNLKILNQNQTDGEVDGETGGAANIELINLESQSIRIDETGGAGNSAFTFVVLDSTGRAINANNAVDVRFRITEGPDGGETITPAVVQSNANGEVTSNIFAGTVAGNLKIEAVIERTDIGLTIRSKPILLTIHGGFPDLGHFSIAANIFNFEAYTINGNRNEITVIVGDKYSNPVKEGTPVYFNTTHGVIQGSGVTDADGQVTVDLISGDPRPPAGNANATIRAYTFDENDNEIVRQIPVLFSGPPSSNKIKLNPSTFNIGPGGSQTFTMTVTDINDNPLPFDTQITVTPSDGMTLDGETNISVPNTLSPGPGVTQFTFTAQDSDDESSDSQEVSILIEVETPGGYRATRTFTGTKAKAIN